One genomic segment of Mesoaciditoga lauensis cd-1655R = DSM 25116 includes these proteins:
- a CDS encoding BamA/OMP85 family outer membrane protein, which yields MKKYIIILMVITLFFSAFTALAETFAFVKIEGNDHVSTNFIMSKLLDLKAGKPIDRDTLYKDLQDLYNTGFFSYIEPKVEPSPLGVGLIVKVIENPFIKDIKLEIEGPELISKDKIKKAITVKKNDVLNLNDLKGSFQAILKLYTDKGYVPNMVGIQTNITQNQNSLELPNGILVITVKEYAIWNLKLEGEYGRLTSQKVVKETGLFTLKEFESLNPLMKFFVDFKQAYPKISDIQAFQSKLAEMGYFSPQTSLSFAPTSVSTSVFKYPVMDIVVHSSLKKVIKSGLPFQGYFISGVSEVNPFSLSKYAGISAPGTTDNFTQLDQLEKIRSYYKSKGYLLTAAYLKYHKYLVISKSGLLEYKVIQRYIGNVQIVGNTKTKEYLIRREIQFKKGDPLTAQALVQTYNNLKNTGFFSDVSIYPRLTSEDSSAVDVVIKVVESSKPRKFNVALTVGQPKEGQPWYSGIKATGKLGLSNWAGIGQNFDAGINLGQESNAHLDYGIIFPFNLPMNANASLYYKTLKPFKTVNEKNIYYNETRYGLSSTIGYQPNVHMSFNIGGHFEWFQRSEDATPVDFGPASGTSRELNFTFNYVNVDNILSPMKGAKISFGAKLAGFGGTEKYQTYTAMAAGYLPLLPNLSIAGRVLIGTSSGKDFQVGGSTTVRGWKPRSGLQELITNLSLRWTLPSNLPITLNAFYDWGGAKDDLLSEGNLDYDFMNSIGVGVAAKIPYLGVLRVDFPFKAENGNFEYSGMTFGIGQMF from the coding sequence TTGAAAAAATATATCATCATTCTTATGGTCATAACGCTTTTCTTTTCTGCTTTCACCGCTCTGGCAGAAACGTTTGCTTTTGTAAAAATAGAAGGGAATGATCATGTTTCAACGAATTTCATAATGTCCAAGCTCTTAGATCTTAAGGCTGGAAAGCCAATAGATAGAGACACTCTGTACAAAGATCTCCAAGATTTGTACAATACCGGCTTCTTTTCGTACATAGAACCGAAAGTTGAACCTTCTCCATTAGGGGTGGGACTGATCGTAAAAGTTATTGAGAATCCTTTCATAAAGGACATTAAGTTGGAAATAGAAGGACCAGAGCTTATCTCAAAAGACAAAATCAAGAAAGCAATCACCGTAAAAAAGAATGACGTTTTAAACCTTAACGATTTAAAAGGAAGTTTCCAAGCCATACTCAAGCTCTACACAGATAAAGGATACGTTCCAAACATGGTTGGAATTCAAACCAATATCACTCAGAATCAAAACTCACTTGAGCTTCCAAATGGGATCTTAGTCATAACCGTGAAAGAGTACGCCATCTGGAATTTGAAACTTGAAGGAGAATACGGTCGATTAACCTCACAAAAAGTAGTGAAAGAAACAGGCTTATTCACTTTGAAAGAATTTGAAAGCTTAAATCCGCTCATGAAATTTTTTGTTGATTTCAAACAAGCTTACCCCAAAATTTCGGATATTCAAGCTTTTCAAAGCAAACTCGCAGAAATGGGGTATTTTTCACCCCAAACATCCTTAAGTTTTGCTCCGACTAGCGTTTCAACTTCTGTCTTTAAATACCCCGTCATGGATATAGTGGTTCATTCCTCTTTGAAAAAAGTTATAAAGTCCGGATTGCCATTCCAAGGGTATTTCATATCTGGCGTAAGTGAAGTCAATCCGTTTTCACTTTCAAAGTACGCTGGAATTTCCGCACCAGGTACCACCGATAATTTCACTCAATTAGATCAACTCGAAAAGATTAGATCTTATTACAAGAGCAAAGGTTACCTCTTAACAGCAGCTTATTTGAAGTACCATAAGTATCTCGTGATAAGCAAAAGTGGACTCCTTGAGTACAAAGTCATTCAGAGATATATAGGAAACGTTCAAATCGTTGGGAACACTAAGACCAAGGAGTATTTGATAAGAAGGGAAATTCAGTTTAAAAAAGGCGACCCTTTAACTGCTCAAGCCTTGGTTCAAACGTATAACAATCTTAAAAACACAGGGTTCTTTAGCGATGTCTCAATTTATCCCCGTCTTACAAGCGAAGATTCGTCAGCGGTAGATGTTGTAATAAAGGTGGTGGAAAGCAGTAAACCAAGAAAGTTCAACGTTGCGCTTACCGTGGGGCAGCCTAAAGAAGGGCAACCCTGGTACAGTGGCATAAAGGCTACAGGGAAACTGGGTTTATCCAACTGGGCTGGCATAGGTCAAAATTTTGACGCTGGAATAAACCTAGGGCAAGAATCGAACGCGCATTTAGACTATGGCATAATTTTTCCATTTAATTTACCTATGAACGCAAATGCCAGTTTGTATTACAAAACCTTAAAGCCGTTTAAAACGGTGAATGAAAAGAACATCTATTATAACGAGACAAGGTATGGACTCTCATCAACCATTGGGTATCAACCAAACGTTCACATGTCTTTCAACATAGGTGGGCATTTTGAATGGTTTCAAAGAAGCGAAGATGCAACTCCTGTAGATTTTGGTCCGGCATCTGGTACGAGTAGGGAATTGAACTTCACATTCAATTACGTGAACGTCGATAACATACTTTCACCAATGAAAGGAGCAAAAATATCTTTTGGAGCAAAGCTCGCTGGTTTCGGAGGAACGGAAAAGTACCAGACTTACACCGCAATGGCAGCGGGATACCTCCCACTTCTTCCTAATCTTTCAATTGCGGGACGTGTTTTGATAGGAACCTCCAGCGGAAAAGATTTTCAGGTGGGCGGCTCAACAACTGTAAGAGGATGGAAACCAAGAAGCGGTTTACAAGAGCTCATCACTAATCTTTCTTTAAGATGGACCTTACCATCTAACCTTCCAATCACTTTAAACGCTTTTTATGATTGGGGGGGCGCAAAAGATGATCTTTTATCAGAAGGAAATTTGGACTACGATTTCATGAATTCTATCGGGGTTGGTGTTGCAGCAAAAATTCCTTATCTTGGCGTGTTGAGAGTTGATTTCCCATTCAAAGCTGAGAACGGGAACTTTGAGTATTCTGGGATGACATTTGGCATTGGGCAAATGTTCTAA
- the argS gene encoding arginine--tRNA ligase, translating into MSLRSEIHDKLLEYFTQTYEITPANFNVEIPPEGFGDYSSNIAMVNAKKLRKAPKVIAQELSELLKKDKWIEKVEIAGPGFINLDLSPEVYITFLKENLSGPSYPKVGSEKVQLEYVSANPTGPLTVGHGRQAIIGDVLARVYKAVGYDVTREYYFNDAGRQMKMLGHSLWVRYQQFYGKEHDFSEDDYHGEYLVDVAKKFNEKYGNAYVDRWDDETQKIFMEFARDKMFDWIKRTLKDIDVNFDVYFRESSLYDSGTTEEAMKILKDKGYVYEKDGTTWFAVSKIIPSEEDRVIIRNNGDPTYFFSDIAYMLDKYRRGFKKVYYIWGADHHGYIPRMQAAAKALDLPDGFFNVIIHQFVTLKSGNEVVRMSKRQGEFTTLEDLTRRVGKDATRYFFAMLDPNTHLVFDIDLAESKKMDNPVYYIQYAHARISSLLEKAKEKGIEWEKGTLENLKNPQEKVLVREMAEFPEVLTAVAKENKPQKLCNYAYSLAEKFHSYYNANKIVDEKAPELSADRIKLCKALGGTLREVLALLGISAPTSM; encoded by the coding sequence TTGTCGCTGAGATCTGAAATTCATGACAAATTGTTAGAATATTTCACTCAAACTTACGAAATAACGCCAGCAAATTTTAACGTTGAGATACCACCAGAAGGGTTTGGAGATTATTCTTCAAATATAGCAATGGTAAATGCGAAGAAGCTGAGAAAAGCCCCAAAGGTTATAGCACAAGAATTGTCGGAATTGCTGAAAAAAGACAAATGGATCGAAAAGGTTGAAATAGCCGGGCCTGGATTTATAAATTTAGACCTCTCTCCAGAAGTTTACATAACATTCCTGAAGGAGAATTTGTCTGGCCCTTCTTATCCAAAAGTGGGTTCTGAAAAGGTACAACTTGAGTACGTAAGTGCTAATCCCACTGGACCATTGACAGTTGGACATGGTAGGCAAGCAATAATTGGAGACGTTCTCGCGAGAGTATATAAAGCCGTTGGTTATGATGTAACAAGGGAGTACTATTTCAACGATGCCGGCAGGCAGATGAAGATGCTGGGGCACTCTTTATGGGTAAGATATCAGCAGTTTTATGGAAAAGAACACGATTTTTCTGAAGACGACTATCATGGGGAATACCTCGTAGACGTTGCAAAGAAGTTCAACGAAAAATACGGAAATGCGTACGTTGATCGATGGGATGATGAAACACAAAAAATTTTCATGGAATTTGCAAGAGACAAGATGTTTGATTGGATAAAGAGAACTCTCAAAGATATAGACGTGAATTTCGACGTCTATTTCAGGGAATCTTCACTTTATGATAGCGGGACGACAGAAGAGGCAATGAAAATATTAAAAGACAAAGGTTATGTTTATGAAAAAGATGGCACCACATGGTTTGCGGTTTCTAAAATTATCCCTTCAGAAGAAGATAGGGTTATCATAAGAAATAACGGCGATCCAACATACTTTTTCTCAGACATAGCTTACATGTTGGATAAATACAGAAGAGGCTTTAAAAAGGTTTATTACATTTGGGGAGCCGATCACCACGGTTACATTCCCAGAATGCAAGCGGCGGCGAAGGCGTTGGATTTGCCAGATGGTTTTTTCAACGTCATAATACACCAATTCGTTACTTTGAAAAGCGGAAATGAAGTGGTAAGAATGTCAAAAAGACAAGGAGAATTCACAACTCTTGAAGATTTGACAAGAAGAGTAGGAAAAGATGCAACACGGTATTTCTTTGCCATGTTAGATCCAAATACCCATCTTGTTTTTGATATAGACTTAGCCGAATCAAAGAAAATGGATAACCCTGTTTATTACATTCAATATGCTCATGCAAGGATATCCAGCTTACTTGAAAAGGCAAAGGAAAAAGGGATTGAATGGGAAAAAGGCACTTTGGAAAACTTGAAAAATCCTCAAGAAAAAGTGCTTGTAAGGGAGATGGCAGAATTTCCAGAGGTTTTGACGGCCGTGGCAAAAGAGAACAAGCCTCAAAAGCTTTGTAATTATGCCTATTCCCTTGCGGAAAAATTCCATTCTTATTACAACGCTAACAAAATAGTGGATGAAAAAGCGCCGGAGTTATCGGCTGATAGAATAAAATTGTGCAAGGCATTAGGTGGAACCCTTAGAGAGGTGCTTGCCCTGTTGGGAATAAGTGCACCGACTTCTATGTGA